A genomic window from Anguilla rostrata isolate EN2019 chromosome 14, ASM1855537v3, whole genome shotgun sequence includes:
- the si:ch73-29c22.1 gene encoding kelch-like protein diablo → MGVYNEQGEAVGERDTSVVLPVKSSGAHRPLGVRQRRSTVTHNGCPSKVPPKEQPVDMVYVVGGWSSDDPSCPVERFSAELNEWRMTAPMIRHRGDAAVCALGGLIYMAGGHDGVTCISNVEKYDPETNLWSGDVAPLSRPRSKVCLVEMEGYLYALGGHDDITCTNIVERYDPSQNTWMKLPPMRTRRSGAAAAVLAGYLYVMGGSNDDAPLNSVERYSPLDGCWATCPPMHTPRENPGCTVFLGQIYVAGGRDELLLELSTAERFDPENFHWSPVKCMKSKRHQVSLLVFNESLLAVGGSDGIINLKTMELYDHETNSWRHFGSTKSRHPGGHVVLMKTVPNIA, encoded by the exons ATGGGAGTTTACAATGAGCAAGG GGAGGCTGTGGGTGAGCGGGACACTTCTGTCGTGCTTCCCGTGAAAAGCTCAGGAGCCCACCGCCCTCTGGGTGTCCGTCAACGCCGTAGCACTGTTACCCACAATGGGTGTCCCAGCAAAGTGCCTCCAAAAGAACAGCCCGTGGATATGGTGTATGTAG TGGGAGGCTGGAGCTCTGATGACCCATCATGTCCAGTGGAGCGCTTCAGCGCCGAGCTCAATGAGTGGAGAATGACGGCTCCGATGATTCGTCACCGCGGAGATGCAGCTGTGTGTGCCCTTGGGGGACTTATCTACATGGCTGGGGGCCATGATGGTGTCACCTGTATCAGCAATGTGGAGAA GTATGACCCAGAGACCAATTTATGGAGTGGAGATGTGGCGCCCCTCAGCCGCCCGCGCAGCAAGGTATGCctggtggagatggaggggtaCTTATACGCCCTTGGGGGACATGATGACATCACCTGCACCAACATCGTGGAGAG GTACGATCCCAGTCAGAACACATGGATGAAGTTGCCGCCCATGCGTACCAGGCGTTCGGGGGCAGCTGCCGCAGTATTAGCGGGGTATCTGTATGTCATGGGCGGCAGCAATGATGACGCTCCTCTTAACTCAG tgGAGCGTTACAGTCCACTGGATGGATGCTGGGCCACCTgcccacccatgcacacacccaggGAGAACCCTGGCTGCACCGTGTTCCTGGGGCAAATCTATGTGGCCGGGGGAAGAGACGAACTCCTGCTAGAGCTCAGCACCGCCGAGAGGTTTGACCCGGAAAACTTCCACTGGAGCCCAGTCAAGTGCATGAAGAGCAAACGGCATCag GTGTCTCTGTTGGTTTTTAATGAGTCTCTACTGGCTGTTGGAGGCTCTGATGGCATCATAAACCTCAAAACGATGGAGCTCTACGATCACGAGACAAACTCATGGAG ACACTTTGGCAGTACGAAGTCCAGACATCCAGGAGGTCATGTTGTCTTGATGAAGACAGTTCCTAACATTGCATAA